The Vulpes vulpes isolate BD-2025 chromosome 1, VulVul3, whole genome shotgun sequence genome contains the following window.
TTGCGCTGGATTCCAGCACCGCAGTTTccggcttggggtgggggtgggggtgttccTCTAGGCAAACCGCGGGAGCCGCTCGCTCTCAGAGACTCTCTTGGGGTACAGGCTCCCAGGCCCCGCTCTAGGGACCCAGAAGCCACATTTTTGAAGGACCCAGAAATTCAGGTCCTCCTAggtggaccccccccccccccccccccgtctcctAAATCCACGAGGGGGGCGGGCCATCCCGGAGGTCCCAGCACCGCCTTCCGGACCACATTCCAGATGGCTGGGCCGACTCGAAGCCTTATAAGGCAGGAGACGCCGCGCCGGGCCTGGCCGCCGGCCCCGCAGCCACCGCCCAGGGCCCTCCCGCCCGCGGCTTTCTCGGGCCGGGGCAGGGTTAAGATCACCCACACCCACGCCGGCCTGCGCGGGGCGTGCACTTTCACCAGCTGCCCTCCGTTCCCGCCCCCGCAGCTTGGGGactggggaggaagaaggggcgGGGCTTCCCTGAGGTCACCTCCCGGACCTCTCCCGACTCGCCGCCAAGTCCCCGCCCTGGCTGGCGCGGcgcccagggctgcagggccagGCCGGGCGTCCTGGGCGAGCCCCCGCGGCGGGCGGTTGGTCGCCTGGgtcccgggggggcggggccgggcttgGACCCGGCGCTGACTCCGTCCCGCCCTCCTGTGTTCCGACTAGCCTTTTCCCGGCGTCAGGCTTACACCACCTCCGGAGCCGGATCTTTCTCCGTCGGGGTTCTCCGCAGAGACCGCTGGTGAGTGAGCCTGGACTCCCGTGCCTGAGGGAGGAGAGGCTGGCGTCGGGACTCCTGGGTCTGCGGGAGGAGGGAGCTTCCCACCTAGACTTTTGGGTCTGGGAGGAGCACCTGGGGACCTGGACTCCTAGATCCGGAGAGAAGGACCTGGGAGTTTGGTTTCCAAGGAAAGAGACCCAGACACCTTTGTACCTGAGAAAGAGGTGTGTCCAGGAACTGGGCTCCTGTGTCCTCAGGGTCTCTGCAGGGACAGCGAGGCAAGGTTAGAGCCTCTTTTACTGCCTTCCTGTGTGTCTGACCCTGGAAGGAggaagttttttttcccccctgtggCTAACAGGTCTTATGAGCTTTTTAGGAGTGGCAGCTGAGATTAGATGTCCTAGGGAGGATCTGGACACCTGGTCCGGAAGAGGCTGGGCCCTCTATCCCTAAGGGTCTTTAGGACAAGGAGGCAGAAGGTGTAGGTTCTAGaggatacagaagaaaaaagctgATTTCCCAGACTACAGGTGTCTGGTGTGCCCAAGGCTGAGGGCCCAGAGTCCTGAGGTCTGAAACTATGTTAACTGGACGTGAGAGGCCTGGAGATTTCAGTGGAAGGGACTGGGGCACTGGACAGTCAAGAATCTGGAGCACTGAGTTTCTTGAAAGTCGGGGAATTTGGAGATTGGACtccatggtggggaggggcacaggcaggTGGAAGTTCAGTGTCCCTGGGTGAAATGCACCAGCCCCAAATCCCAAGTGGGATTCAGATTTGAGGGCGTGGGCTCTTGATCTCTGAGGTTGGGGGTGGGCATGAGAAGATGGGCTCCTGAGACCTCAGACCCAGTTCCAGAAACAGGCTGGGAGGTTGGAAGCTCTGATTACATGTGGGTCCCTGAGAACGTTCGCATGTGGAGGTTGGACTCTTGAATGTCTGGAGATTGGAAATGCCTGTGAAAGAAGGAAGATAGGTGCAGAGGCCTGGGTGTCCAAAGGGAGGTGGAGCTCTCTGAAGCAGAGCTCTTATTCTGATGCAGCAGGGTTGGGGAGGTTTTAGAGGGGAGTCTTGATTTGCTGGGTGGCTGAGTCCGTGGGGGAGTGAGGGCAGCTTTGAGTGTCTGGCGGGGAAGAAAGATGGATGGCTTTATAGTCATTGGGttgcagagagaggaaaggagagaagtggCCTAGACTCTGGGGTTCTGACATGGGAGGTGGAAAACCTGAgtccagaggaaggagggggctgGGACCTGGGTGACCACCTCATCCCCATAGGCCCACAACTGTCCCACTTTGAAGACTGAAAAGTTGACCCCTGGGTACCTCCCAGCCAGAGTCTGGGTTACTTTgtccaggaggcaggaagggcTGAGAGCCTGGATTCCCACGTATGGAGCCCTCTAAGGacacttcctttcccttcttcccagcCATGCCTGTGACGGTGACCCGCACGACCATCACAACCACCACGTCATCATCCTCAGGCCTGGGCTCCCCAACCATCGTGGGGTCCCCTCGGGCGCTGAcccagcccctgggcctcctCCGTCTGCTGCAGCTGCTGTCCACCTGTGTGGCCTTCTCCCTGGTGGCCAGTGTGGGTGCTTGGACCGGGGCCATGGGCAACTGGTCCATGTTCACATGGTGCTTCTGCTTCGCTGTGACCCTCATCATCCTAATAGTCGAGTTAGGTGGCCTCCAGTCCCGCTTCCCCCTGTCCTGGAGAAACTTCCCCATCACCTACGCCTGCTACGCTGCCCTCTTCTGCCTGTCGGCCTCCATCATCTACCCCACCACCTACGTTCAGTTCCTGTCTCACGGCCGCTCCCGGGACCATGCCATCGCCGCCACTGCCTTCTCCTGCATCGCTTGTGTGGCTTATGCCACCGAAGTGGCCTGGACCCGGGCCCGTCCCGGAGAGATCACTGGCTACATGGCCACCGTGCCGGGCCTGCTCAAGGTGCTGGAGACCTTTGTGGCCTGCATCATCTTCGCCTTCATCAGCAGCCCCTCCCTATACCAGCACCAGCCGGCCCTGGAGTGGTGTGTGGCCGTCTACTCCATCTGTTTCATCCTGGCGGCTGTGGCCATCCTACTGAACCTGGGGGACTGCACCAACATGCTGCCCATCTCCTTCCCCAGTTTTCTGTCGGGCCTGGCCCTGCTCTCCGTCCTGCTGTATGCCACGGCTCTGGTTCTCTGGCCGCTCTACCAGTTCAACGAGAAGTATGGTGGCCAGCCCCGTCGGTCGAGGGATGTTAGCTGCGCCGACAGGCACACCTACTACGTGTGTACCTGGGACCGCCGCCTGGCTGTGGCCATCTTGACAGCCATCAACCTGCTGGCTTACGTGGCTGACCTGGTGTACTCGGCCCGCCTGGTTTTTGTTAGGGTTTGAGGCTCCCACAAAGGAGGCTCTC
Protein-coding sequences here:
- the MYADM gene encoding myeloid-associated differentiation marker translates to MPVTVTRTTITTTTSSSSGLGSPTIVGSPRALTQPLGLLRLLQLLSTCVAFSLVASVGAWTGAMGNWSMFTWCFCFAVTLIILIVELGGLQSRFPLSWRNFPITYACYAALFCLSASIIYPTTYVQFLSHGRSRDHAIAATAFSCIACVAYATEVAWTRARPGEITGYMATVPGLLKVLETFVACIIFAFISSPSLYQHQPALEWCVAVYSICFILAAVAILLNLGDCTNMLPISFPSFLSGLALLSVLLYATALVLWPLYQFNEKYGGQPRRSRDVSCADRHTYYVCTWDRRLAVAILTAINLLAYVADLVYSARLVFVRV